The genomic segment GGTGGTTCGAAAATAAGTTGAAAAGGAATATATGTGGGCTGTGCAACGGAGGTTTGTTTATGGCATCTTGGGGCTGCTATTCTGCTGCCTTGGCGCTTCGGCTCAGGGCGAGGCCATTGACGATGTGATGCAGCATGTGCCCATGGCCACCACGCTGGTGCTGCGTGCCAGTGGCGTGAAGAGTCAGTCGGACACATGGGCCGAGTTTCTGGCATCAACAGGTGCTTCCTATCTGTTGGCCACGGGTGTCACCTACTCCCTGAAGCACAGTGTCAGGGAATGGCGACCTGACGACAGCGATCAGCGCTCGTTTCCTTCTGGGCATGCTACCTATGCCTTTGCTGGTGCCACGGCCTTGCGCCATGAATACGGACATCTGTCGCCATGGATCTCCATTGGGGGCTACGGACTGGCCACGCTGGTGGCTGCCGACCGTGTGCGTCGCCATCGCCACTATACGCACGATGTCTGTGCAGGCGCAGCCATTGG from the Prevotella sp. E15-22 genome contains:
- a CDS encoding phosphatase PAP2 family protein; its protein translation is MQRRFVYGILGLLFCCLGASAQGEAIDDVMQHVPMATTLVLRASGVKSQSDTWAEFLASTGASYLLATGVTYSLKHSVREWRPDDSDQRSFPSGHATYAFAGATALRHEYGHLSPWISIGGYGLATLVAADRVRRHRHYTHDVCAGAAIGWLSTELTYYIKKKYIKSDRVDVAFTGQLLSLSLRW